One window of Mustela lutreola isolate mMusLut2 chromosome 13, mMusLut2.pri, whole genome shotgun sequence genomic DNA carries:
- the F7 gene encoding coagulation factor VII isoform X4, translated as MVSQAGELALLCLLLGLQGSLATDGDQCASNPCRNGGSCEDQLQSYICFCPDSFQGRNCETNKKDLLVCVNENGGCEQYCSDRAEGGRSCRCHEGYTLQDDGVSCAPTVEYPCGKIPVLEKRNGSNAQGRIVGGRVCPKGECPWQAILMVDGVLLCGGTLLDAAWVVSAAHCFETRKNWRNLTVVLGEHDLREQEGEEQVRRVARVFIPDKFVPGKTNHDIALLQLNRPVTFTDHVVPLCLPEKSFSERTLASVRFSTVSGWGQLLHRGATAVQLMAIDVPRVMTQDCQEQSRQWEGLPAVTENMFCAGYLDGSKDACQGDSGGPHATKFQGTWYLTGIVSWGEGCAAEGHFGVYTRVSRYIEWLHRLMNTNTTLRGLLRAPLP; from the exons ATGGTTTCCCAGGCGGGCGAGCTGgccctcctctgccttctcctgggCCTGCAGGGCTCCCTGGCCACAG ACGGGGACCAGTGCGCCTCGAACCCGTGCCGGAACGGAGGCTCCTGCGAAGACCAGCTCCAGTCCTACATCTGCTTCTGCCCCGACAGCTTCCAGGGCCGCAACTGTGAGACAA ACAAGAAGGACCTGCTGGTCTGCGTGAACGAGAACGGAGGCTGTGAGCAGTACTGCAGTGACCGTGCCGAGGGCGGGCGCTCCTGCCGCTGCCACGAGGGGTACACGCTCCAAGACGACGGGGTGTCCTGCGCGCCCACAG TGGAGTACCCGTGTGGGAAGATCCCTGTCCTGGAGAAGAGAAACGGCAGCAACGCCCAAGGCCGCAtcgtgggtggcagggtgtgccCCAAAGGGGAGTGTCCTTGGCAG GCTATCCTGATGGTGGATGGGGTGCTGCTATGCGGGGGAACCCTGCTCGACGCTGCCTGGGTGGTCTCCGCCGCGCACTGCTTCGAAACCCGGAAGAACTGGAGAAACCTGACGGTGGTCTTGG GGGAGCATGACCTCCGCGAGCAAGAGGGCGAGGAGCAGGTGCGGCGCGTGGCCCGGGTCTTCATCCCCGACAAGTTCGTCCCCGGCAAGACAAACCACGACATTGCTCTGCTGCAGCTGAACAGGCCCGTGACTTTCACAGACCACGTGGTGCCCCTATGTCTGCCCGAGAAGAGCTTCTCCGAGAGGACACTGGCCTCCGTCCGCTTCTCGACCGTCAGCGGCTGGGGCCAGCTGCTGCACAGGGGCGCCACGGCCGTGCAGCTCATGGCCATCGACGTGCCCCGCGTGATGACCCAGGACTGCCAGGAGCAGTCGCGCCAGTGGGAGGGCTTGCCCGCTGTCACCGAGAACATGTTCTGCGCTGGCTACCTGGACGGGAGCAAGGACGCCTGCCAGGGGGACAGCGGGGGCCCGCACGCCACCAAGTTCCAGGGCACCTGGTACCTGACGGGCATTGTCAGCTGGGGGGAGGGCTGTGCGGCCGAGGGCCACTTCGGGGTGTACACCAGGGTGTCCCGGTACATCGAGTGGCTGCACAGGCTCATGAACACCAACACAACCCTGCGAGGCCTTCTCCGGGCCCCGCTGCCCTAG
- the F7 gene encoding coagulation factor VII isoform X3, with the protein MVSQAGELALLCLLLGLQGSLATDGDQCASNPCRNGGSCEDQLQSYICFCPDSFQGRNCETNKKDLLVCVNENGGCEQYCSDRAEGGRSCRCHEGYTLQDDGVSCAPTAPEPSPHQLIIRHEAPADVLLPAVEYPCGKIPVLEKRNGSNAQGRIVGGRVCPKGECPWQAILMVDGVLLCGGTLLDAAWVVSAAHCFETRKNWRNLTVVLGEHDLREQEGEEQVRRVARVFIPDKFVPGKTNHDIALLQLNRPVTFTDHVVPLCLPEKSFSERTLASVRFSTVSGWGQLLHRGATAVQLMAIDVPRVMTQDCQEQSRQWEGLPAVTENMFCAGYLDGSKDACQGDSGGPHATKFQGTWYLTGIVSWGEGCAAEGHFGVYTRVSRYIEWLHRLMNTNTTLRGLLRAPLP; encoded by the exons ATGGTTTCCCAGGCGGGCGAGCTGgccctcctctgccttctcctgggCCTGCAGGGCTCCCTGGCCACAG ACGGGGACCAGTGCGCCTCGAACCCGTGCCGGAACGGAGGCTCCTGCGAAGACCAGCTCCAGTCCTACATCTGCTTCTGCCCCGACAGCTTCCAGGGCCGCAACTGTGAGACAA ACAAGAAGGACCTGCTGGTCTGCGTGAACGAGAACGGAGGCTGTGAGCAGTACTGCAGTGACCGTGCCGAGGGCGGGCGCTCCTGCCGCTGCCACGAGGGGTACACGCTCCAAGACGACGGGGTGTCCTGCGCGCCCACAG CCCCGGAGCCCAGCCCTCACCAGCTCATCATCAGGCATGAAGCCCCGGCCGACGTCTTGCTTCCTGCAGTGGAGTACCCGTGTGGGAAGATCCCTGTCCTGGAGAAGAGAAACGGCAGCAACGCCCAAGGCCGCAtcgtgggtggcagggtgtgccCCAAAGGGGAGTGTCCTTGGCAG GCTATCCTGATGGTGGATGGGGTGCTGCTATGCGGGGGAACCCTGCTCGACGCTGCCTGGGTGGTCTCCGCCGCGCACTGCTTCGAAACCCGGAAGAACTGGAGAAACCTGACGGTGGTCTTGG GGGAGCATGACCTCCGCGAGCAAGAGGGCGAGGAGCAGGTGCGGCGCGTGGCCCGGGTCTTCATCCCCGACAAGTTCGTCCCCGGCAAGACAAACCACGACATTGCTCTGCTGCAGCTGAACAGGCCCGTGACTTTCACAGACCACGTGGTGCCCCTATGTCTGCCCGAGAAGAGCTTCTCCGAGAGGACACTGGCCTCCGTCCGCTTCTCGACCGTCAGCGGCTGGGGCCAGCTGCTGCACAGGGGCGCCACGGCCGTGCAGCTCATGGCCATCGACGTGCCCCGCGTGATGACCCAGGACTGCCAGGAGCAGTCGCGCCAGTGGGAGGGCTTGCCCGCTGTCACCGAGAACATGTTCTGCGCTGGCTACCTGGACGGGAGCAAGGACGCCTGCCAGGGGGACAGCGGGGGCCCGCACGCCACCAAGTTCCAGGGCACCTGGTACCTGACGGGCATTGTCAGCTGGGGGGAGGGCTGTGCGGCCGAGGGCCACTTCGGGGTGTACACCAGGGTGTCCCGGTACATCGAGTGGCTGCACAGGCTCATGAACACCAACACAACCCTGCGAGGCCTTCTCCGGGCCCCGCTGCCCTAG
- the F7 gene encoding coagulation factor VII isoform X2, whose protein sequence is MVSQAGELALLCLLLGLQGSLATVFLRPRAAHGVLHRPRRANAFLEELRPGSLERECREERCSLEEAREIFRDARRAEQFWLSYTDGDQCASNPCRNGGSCEDQLQSYICFCPDSFQGRNCETNKKDLLVCVNENGGCEQYCSDRAEGGRSCRCHEGYTLQDDGVSCAPTVEYPCGKIPVLEKRNGSNAQGRIVGGRVCPKGECPWQAILMVDGVLLCGGTLLDAAWVVSAAHCFETRKNWRNLTVVLGEHDLREQEGEEQVRRVARVFIPDKFVPGKTNHDIALLQLNRPVTFTDHVVPLCLPEKSFSERTLASVRFSTVSGWGQLLHRGATAVQLMAIDVPRVMTQDCQEQSRQWEGLPAVTENMFCAGYLDGSKDACQGDSGGPHATKFQGTWYLTGIVSWGEGCAAEGHFGVYTRVSRYIEWLHRLMNTNTTLRGLLRAPLP, encoded by the exons ATGGTTTCCCAGGCGGGCGAGCTGgccctcctctgccttctcctgggCCTGCAGGGCTCCCTGGCCACAG TGTTCCTCAGGCCGAGGGCGGCCCACGGCGTCCTGCACAGGCCGAGGCGCGCCAACGCGTTCCTGGAGGAGCTGCGGCCCGGCTCGCTGGAGAGGGAGTGCCGCGAGGAGCGCTGCTCGCTGGAGGAGGCCCGCGAGATCTTCCGGGACGCGCGGCGCGCC GAGCAGTTCTGGCTTTCTTACACCG ACGGGGACCAGTGCGCCTCGAACCCGTGCCGGAACGGAGGCTCCTGCGAAGACCAGCTCCAGTCCTACATCTGCTTCTGCCCCGACAGCTTCCAGGGCCGCAACTGTGAGACAA ACAAGAAGGACCTGCTGGTCTGCGTGAACGAGAACGGAGGCTGTGAGCAGTACTGCAGTGACCGTGCCGAGGGCGGGCGCTCCTGCCGCTGCCACGAGGGGTACACGCTCCAAGACGACGGGGTGTCCTGCGCGCCCACAG TGGAGTACCCGTGTGGGAAGATCCCTGTCCTGGAGAAGAGAAACGGCAGCAACGCCCAAGGCCGCAtcgtgggtggcagggtgtgccCCAAAGGGGAGTGTCCTTGGCAG GCTATCCTGATGGTGGATGGGGTGCTGCTATGCGGGGGAACCCTGCTCGACGCTGCCTGGGTGGTCTCCGCCGCGCACTGCTTCGAAACCCGGAAGAACTGGAGAAACCTGACGGTGGTCTTGG GGGAGCATGACCTCCGCGAGCAAGAGGGCGAGGAGCAGGTGCGGCGCGTGGCCCGGGTCTTCATCCCCGACAAGTTCGTCCCCGGCAAGACAAACCACGACATTGCTCTGCTGCAGCTGAACAGGCCCGTGACTTTCACAGACCACGTGGTGCCCCTATGTCTGCCCGAGAAGAGCTTCTCCGAGAGGACACTGGCCTCCGTCCGCTTCTCGACCGTCAGCGGCTGGGGCCAGCTGCTGCACAGGGGCGCCACGGCCGTGCAGCTCATGGCCATCGACGTGCCCCGCGTGATGACCCAGGACTGCCAGGAGCAGTCGCGCCAGTGGGAGGGCTTGCCCGCTGTCACCGAGAACATGTTCTGCGCTGGCTACCTGGACGGGAGCAAGGACGCCTGCCAGGGGGACAGCGGGGGCCCGCACGCCACCAAGTTCCAGGGCACCTGGTACCTGACGGGCATTGTCAGCTGGGGGGAGGGCTGTGCGGCCGAGGGCCACTTCGGGGTGTACACCAGGGTGTCCCGGTACATCGAGTGGCTGCACAGGCTCATGAACACCAACACAACCCTGCGAGGCCTTCTCCGGGCCCCGCTGCCCTAG
- the F10 gene encoding coagulation factor X, with translation MAGPLCLVLLGASLAGLLLPGGSVFLSPERASSILGRVRRANSFLEEMKKGNLERECMEETCSFEEAREVFEDTAKTTEFWNKYADGDQCESSPCQHEGRCKDGLDEYTCACLEGYEGRNCELSTRKLCSVDNGDCEQFCREDQSSVVCSCASGYVLADNGKSCVSTEPFPCGKTTMGRSKRSVIVHSGQGPSEAEAGMQEQYDPGDLPATQSTLLLLPFNETDRSPGEDSSSVIRIVGGQDCKDGECPWQALLVNEENEGFCGGTILSEYYVLTAAHCLQQAKKFTVRVGERNTDKEEGNEAAHEVEMVIRHNRFVRETYDFDIAVIRLRTPITFRMNVAPACLPQKDWAESTLMTQKTGFVSGFGKTHEKGRLSSTLKMMEVPYVDRNTCKLSSSFSITQNMFCAGYDSKLEDACQGDSGGPHVTRFGNTYFVTGIVSWGEGCARKGKYGIYTKVTNFLKWIDRSMKAKSTAPAPTGDPAPH, from the exons ATGGCGGGCCCACTGTGTCTTGTTCTGCTCGGCGCCTCCCTGGCAGGCCTCCTGCTCCCCGGCGGCAGCG TGTTCCTCAGCCCGGAGCGCGCCAGCAGCATCCTGGGGCGCGTCCGCAGGGCGAACTCGTTTCtggaagagatgaagaaagggaaCCTGGAAAGAGAGTGCATGGAGGAGACGTGCTCCTTCGAGGAGGCCCGAGAAGTCTTCGAGGACACCGCCAAGACG ACTGAATTCTGGAATAAATACGCAG ACGGCGACCAGTGTGAGAGCAGCCCTTGCCAGCATGAGGGCCGGTGCAAAGACGGCCTCGACGAGTACACGTGCGCCTGCTTGGAAGGCTATGAAGGCAGAAACTGCGAGCTGT CCACGCGGAAGCTGTGCAGTGTGGACAACGGGGACTGTGAGCAGTTCTGCAGGGAGGATCAGAGCTCCGTGGTGTGCTCCTGCGCCAGCGGCTACGTCCTCGCGGACAACGGCAAGTCCTGCGTCTCCACAG AGCCTTTCCCCTGCGGCAAAACCACGATGGGGCGCAGTAAAAGGTCCGTGATCGTCCACAGTGGCCAGGGTCCCTCAGAGGCCGAGGCCGGCATGCAGGAACAGTACGACCCTGGGGACCTGCCCGCCACCCAGAGCACCCTGTTGCTGCTGCCGTTCAACGAGACAGACCGCAGCCCCGGGGAGGACTCGAGCAGCGTGATCCGGATCGTGGGTGGGCAGGACTGCAAAGACGGCGAATGCCCCTGGCAG GCTCTGCTCGTCAACGAGGAGAATGAGGGATTCTGCGGCGGCACCATCCTGAGCGAGTACTACGTCCTCACCGCGGCTCACTGTCTCCAACAGGCCAAGAAGTTCACGGTGAGGGTAG GTGAACGGAACACAGACAAGGAGGAAGGCAACGAGGCGGCACACGAGGTGGAGATGGTCATCAGGCACAACCGCTTCGTCCGGGAGACCTACGACTTCGACATCGCCGTCATCAGGCTGAGGACGCCCATCACCTTCCGCATGAACGTGGCGCCCGCCTGCCTGCCCCAGAAGGACTGGGCCGAGTCCACGCTCATGACGCAGAAGACGGGCTTCGTCAGCGGCTTCGGGAAGACCCACGAGAAGGGCCGCCTGTCCAGCACCCTCAAGATGATGGAGGTGCCCTACGTGGACAGGAACACGTGCAAGCTGTCCAGCAGCTTCAGCATCACCCAGAACATGTTCTGCGCCGGCTACGACTCGAAGCTCGAGGACGCCTGCCAGGGGGACAGCGGGGGCCCCCACGTCACTCGGTTCGGGAACACCTACTTCGTCACCGGCATCGTCAGCTGGGGAGAAGGCTGTGCGCGCAAAGGGAAGTACGGGATCTACACCAAGGTCACCAACTTCCTCAAGTGGATCGACAGGTCCATGAAAGCCAAGTCCACAGCCCCGGCGCCCACGGGGGACCCCGCCCCTCATTAA
- the F7 gene encoding coagulation factor VII isoform X5, with product MVSQAGELALLCLLLGLQGSLATDKKDLLVCVNENGGCEQYCSDRAEGGRSCRCHEGYTLQDDGVSCAPTAPEPSPHQLIIRHEAPADVLLPAVEYPCGKIPVLEKRNGSNAQGRIVGGRVCPKGECPWQAILMVDGVLLCGGTLLDAAWVVSAAHCFETRKNWRNLTVVLGEHDLREQEGEEQVRRVARVFIPDKFVPGKTNHDIALLQLNRPVTFTDHVVPLCLPEKSFSERTLASVRFSTVSGWGQLLHRGATAVQLMAIDVPRVMTQDCQEQSRQWEGLPAVTENMFCAGYLDGSKDACQGDSGGPHATKFQGTWYLTGIVSWGEGCAAEGHFGVYTRVSRYIEWLHRLMNTNTTLRGLLRAPLP from the exons ATGGTTTCCCAGGCGGGCGAGCTGgccctcctctgccttctcctgggCCTGCAGGGCTCCCTGGCCACAG ACAAGAAGGACCTGCTGGTCTGCGTGAACGAGAACGGAGGCTGTGAGCAGTACTGCAGTGACCGTGCCGAGGGCGGGCGCTCCTGCCGCTGCCACGAGGGGTACACGCTCCAAGACGACGGGGTGTCCTGCGCGCCCACAG CCCCGGAGCCCAGCCCTCACCAGCTCATCATCAGGCATGAAGCCCCGGCCGACGTCTTGCTTCCTGCAGTGGAGTACCCGTGTGGGAAGATCCCTGTCCTGGAGAAGAGAAACGGCAGCAACGCCCAAGGCCGCAtcgtgggtggcagggtgtgccCCAAAGGGGAGTGTCCTTGGCAG GCTATCCTGATGGTGGATGGGGTGCTGCTATGCGGGGGAACCCTGCTCGACGCTGCCTGGGTGGTCTCCGCCGCGCACTGCTTCGAAACCCGGAAGAACTGGAGAAACCTGACGGTGGTCTTGG GGGAGCATGACCTCCGCGAGCAAGAGGGCGAGGAGCAGGTGCGGCGCGTGGCCCGGGTCTTCATCCCCGACAAGTTCGTCCCCGGCAAGACAAACCACGACATTGCTCTGCTGCAGCTGAACAGGCCCGTGACTTTCACAGACCACGTGGTGCCCCTATGTCTGCCCGAGAAGAGCTTCTCCGAGAGGACACTGGCCTCCGTCCGCTTCTCGACCGTCAGCGGCTGGGGCCAGCTGCTGCACAGGGGCGCCACGGCCGTGCAGCTCATGGCCATCGACGTGCCCCGCGTGATGACCCAGGACTGCCAGGAGCAGTCGCGCCAGTGGGAGGGCTTGCCCGCTGTCACCGAGAACATGTTCTGCGCTGGCTACCTGGACGGGAGCAAGGACGCCTGCCAGGGGGACAGCGGGGGCCCGCACGCCACCAAGTTCCAGGGCACCTGGTACCTGACGGGCATTGTCAGCTGGGGGGAGGGCTGTGCGGCCGAGGGCCACTTCGGGGTGTACACCAGGGTGTCCCGGTACATCGAGTGGCTGCACAGGCTCATGAACACCAACACAACCCTGCGAGGCCTTCTCCGGGCCCCGCTGCCCTAG
- the F7 gene encoding coagulation factor VII isoform X1, whose product MVSQAGELALLCLLLGLQGSLATVFLRPRAAHGVLHRPRRANAFLEELRPGSLERECREERCSLEEAREIFRDARRAEQFWLSYTDGDQCASNPCRNGGSCEDQLQSYICFCPDSFQGRNCETNKKDLLVCVNENGGCEQYCSDRAEGGRSCRCHEGYTLQDDGVSCAPTAPEPSPHQLIIRHEAPADVLLPAVEYPCGKIPVLEKRNGSNAQGRIVGGRVCPKGECPWQAILMVDGVLLCGGTLLDAAWVVSAAHCFETRKNWRNLTVVLGEHDLREQEGEEQVRRVARVFIPDKFVPGKTNHDIALLQLNRPVTFTDHVVPLCLPEKSFSERTLASVRFSTVSGWGQLLHRGATAVQLMAIDVPRVMTQDCQEQSRQWEGLPAVTENMFCAGYLDGSKDACQGDSGGPHATKFQGTWYLTGIVSWGEGCAAEGHFGVYTRVSRYIEWLHRLMNTNTTLRGLLRAPLP is encoded by the exons ATGGTTTCCCAGGCGGGCGAGCTGgccctcctctgccttctcctgggCCTGCAGGGCTCCCTGGCCACAG TGTTCCTCAGGCCGAGGGCGGCCCACGGCGTCCTGCACAGGCCGAGGCGCGCCAACGCGTTCCTGGAGGAGCTGCGGCCCGGCTCGCTGGAGAGGGAGTGCCGCGAGGAGCGCTGCTCGCTGGAGGAGGCCCGCGAGATCTTCCGGGACGCGCGGCGCGCC GAGCAGTTCTGGCTTTCTTACACCG ACGGGGACCAGTGCGCCTCGAACCCGTGCCGGAACGGAGGCTCCTGCGAAGACCAGCTCCAGTCCTACATCTGCTTCTGCCCCGACAGCTTCCAGGGCCGCAACTGTGAGACAA ACAAGAAGGACCTGCTGGTCTGCGTGAACGAGAACGGAGGCTGTGAGCAGTACTGCAGTGACCGTGCCGAGGGCGGGCGCTCCTGCCGCTGCCACGAGGGGTACACGCTCCAAGACGACGGGGTGTCCTGCGCGCCCACAG CCCCGGAGCCCAGCCCTCACCAGCTCATCATCAGGCATGAAGCCCCGGCCGACGTCTTGCTTCCTGCAGTGGAGTACCCGTGTGGGAAGATCCCTGTCCTGGAGAAGAGAAACGGCAGCAACGCCCAAGGCCGCAtcgtgggtggcagggtgtgccCCAAAGGGGAGTGTCCTTGGCAG GCTATCCTGATGGTGGATGGGGTGCTGCTATGCGGGGGAACCCTGCTCGACGCTGCCTGGGTGGTCTCCGCCGCGCACTGCTTCGAAACCCGGAAGAACTGGAGAAACCTGACGGTGGTCTTGG GGGAGCATGACCTCCGCGAGCAAGAGGGCGAGGAGCAGGTGCGGCGCGTGGCCCGGGTCTTCATCCCCGACAAGTTCGTCCCCGGCAAGACAAACCACGACATTGCTCTGCTGCAGCTGAACAGGCCCGTGACTTTCACAGACCACGTGGTGCCCCTATGTCTGCCCGAGAAGAGCTTCTCCGAGAGGACACTGGCCTCCGTCCGCTTCTCGACCGTCAGCGGCTGGGGCCAGCTGCTGCACAGGGGCGCCACGGCCGTGCAGCTCATGGCCATCGACGTGCCCCGCGTGATGACCCAGGACTGCCAGGAGCAGTCGCGCCAGTGGGAGGGCTTGCCCGCTGTCACCGAGAACATGTTCTGCGCTGGCTACCTGGACGGGAGCAAGGACGCCTGCCAGGGGGACAGCGGGGGCCCGCACGCCACCAAGTTCCAGGGCACCTGGTACCTGACGGGCATTGTCAGCTGGGGGGAGGGCTGTGCGGCCGAGGGCCACTTCGGGGTGTACACCAGGGTGTCCCGGTACATCGAGTGGCTGCACAGGCTCATGAACACCAACACAACCCTGCGAGGCCTTCTCCGGGCCCCGCTGCCCTAG